In the genome of Gadus chalcogrammus isolate NIFS_2021 chromosome 21, NIFS_Gcha_1.0, whole genome shotgun sequence, one region contains:
- the efhc1 gene encoding EF-hand domain-containing protein 1 isoform X1 produces the protein MSINARHGLPFLPGNSFRDMTKSAFHRTQTLAYNNGFALPRPPTHGIGQDPLKSEELAYNYTNELSSETLALLTEPSSRAPVVPFIPAHVALDKKVLRFHGYFQQRVLHSPDEEYRVRPVVLFYYLEDDSMCVMEPLVENSGLPQGKLIKRQQLPRKDRSVPYHWKDLNLALDLEVYGVLYRITNCDSFTREFLESEGILVNDPEPMPVDPYTSHRAPPQRSYVSPSNFDHQKQFLTMDRKVLRFFALWDDKDTIYKETRPVNIQYYLVDDTVEIREVHQANSGRDPFPVLMRRQRLPKTIREDSEPFPRCVLEVSPQEVQEYYSPRDFRVGETMRLMGRTLRLYDCDSFTRSYFQSNHPEVETKRVELPRAEEAAWDTEREVPPYNGFGSLEDSLQNCLHLIPQPPKKDLIKMLENDHKVLRYIARLDSNNPHDEGRHFILSYFLASNMISIFEKPTRNSGIMAGKFLEKTRVPKPGFEADKPLFYSPADLAIGATVVVFGHRFVLTDADHYVLKYLESEADQIPSQTLESLRNRLGVHPDQGTGTNPTEEQHGGDQGVVEPSSQGQEPAA, from the exons ATGTCCATCAACGCTCGTCATGGATTGCCGTTCTTGCCGGGAAACTCATTCCGGGACATGACG AAGTCTGCCTTTCACCGGACCCAGACACTGGCCTATAACAACGGCTTTGCGCTGCCCCGCCCTCCCACGCACGGCATTGGTCAAGATCCCCTCAAATCGGAAGAGCTTGCCTACAACTACACCAATGAGCTGTCTAGTGAGACCTTAGCCCTCCTCACAGAGCCATCCAGCCGCGCCCCCGTGGTGCCGTTCATCCCGGCCCACGTAGCCCTGGATAAGAAG GTGCTGCGTTTCCACGGTTACTTCCAGCAGCGCGTGCTCCACTCCCCGGACGAGGAGTACCGTGTGCGGCCGGTGGTGCTCTTCTACTACCTGGAGGACGACAGCATGTGCGTGATGGAGCCCCTGGTGGAGAACTCTGGGCTGCCGCAGGGCAAGCTGATCAAACGGCAGCAGCTGCCGAGGAAGGATCGCAGCGTCCCGTACCACTGGAAGGACCTCAACCTGGCCCTGGATCTGGAGGTGTATGGCGTGCTCTACCGCATCACCAACTGTGACTCCTTCACACGG GAGTTCCTGGAGAGTGAAGGCATCTTGGTGAACGACCCCGAGCCCATGCCCGTCGACCCCTACACCTCCCACCGCGCCCCACCGCAACGCTCCTATGTCTCGCCCTCTAACTTCGACCACCAAAAGCAGTTCCTCACCATGGACCGCAAG GTGCTGCGGTTCTTTGCCCTCTGGGACGACAAGGACACCATATACAAGGAGACGCGGCCGGTGAACATCCAGTACTACCTGGTGGACGACACGGTGGAGATCCGGGAGGTCCACCAGGCCAACAGCGGGCGGGACCCCTTCCCTGTGTTGATGCGCAGGCAGAGGCTGCCCAAGACCATCAGAGAAGACAGCG aGCCCTTCCCGCGCTGCGTTCTGGAAGTCTCCCCCCAGGAGGTGCAGGAGTACTACTCTCCAAGGGACTTCAGGGTGGGCGAGACCATGAGGCTGATGGGCCGCACCCTGCGGCTGTACGACTGCGACAGTTTCACCAGGAGCTACTTCCAGAGTAACCACCCAGAGGTGGAGACAAAACGCGTGGAGCTCCCCAGGGCGGAGGAGGCGGCATGGGACACCGAGAGG gaggTTCCTCCATACAATGGCTTTGGTTCTCTGGAGGACTCTCTCCAGAACTGTCTGCACCTGATCCCTCAGCCACCCAAGAAGGACCTGATAAAGATGCTGGAGAACGACCACAAAGTGCTACGATACATCGCTAGGCTG GACTCCAACAACCCCCACGACGAGGGCCGTCACTTCATCCTCTCCTACTTCCTGGCTAGCAACATGATCAGCATCTTTGAGAAGCCCACCAGGAACTCAGGGATCATGGCGGGCAAGTTCCTGGAGAAGACGCGCGTCCCCAAGCCGGGTTTTGAGGCGGACAAACCCCTGTTCTACTCGCCTGCTGACCTCGCCATCGGAGCCACAGTAGTTG TTTTCGGCCATCGCTTTGTGCTTACCGACGCTGACCACTATGTGCTCAAGTACCTGGAGTCAGAGGCCGACCAGATCCCCAGCCAAACGCTGGAGTCCTTAAGGAACAGGCTGGGGGTGCATCCAGATCAGGGGACTGGCACCAACCCAACAGAAGAACAACATGGTG
- the efhc1 gene encoding EF-hand domain-containing protein 1 isoform X2, with protein MSINARHGLPFLPGNSFRDMTKSAFHRTQTLAYNNGFALPRPPTHGIGQDPLKSEELAYNYTNELSSETLALLTEPSSRAPVVPFIPAHVALDKKVLRFHGYFQQRVLHSPDEEYRVRPVVLFYYLEDDSMCVMEPLVENSGLPQGKLIKRQQLPRKDRSVPYHWKDLNLALDLEVYGVLYRITNCDSFTREFLESEGILVNDPEPMPVDPYTSHRAPPQRSYVSPSNFDHQKQFLTMDRKVLRFFALWDDKDTIYKETRPVNIQYYLVDDTVEIREVHQANSGRDPFPVLMRRQRLPKTIREDSEPFPRCVLEVSPQEVQEYYSPRDFRVGETMRLMGRTLRLYDCDSFTRSYFQSNHPEVETKRVELPRAEEAAWDTEREVPPYNGFGSLEDSLQNCLHLIPQPPKKDLIKMLENDHKVLRYIARLDSNNPHDEGRHFILSYFLASNMISIFEKPTRNSGIMAGKFLEKTRVPKPGFEADKPLFYSPADLAIGATVVVFGHRFVLTDADHYVLKYLESEADQIPSQTLESLRNRLGVHPDQGTGTNPTEEQHGDQGVVEPSSQGQEPAA; from the exons ATGTCCATCAACGCTCGTCATGGATTGCCGTTCTTGCCGGGAAACTCATTCCGGGACATGACG AAGTCTGCCTTTCACCGGACCCAGACACTGGCCTATAACAACGGCTTTGCGCTGCCCCGCCCTCCCACGCACGGCATTGGTCAAGATCCCCTCAAATCGGAAGAGCTTGCCTACAACTACACCAATGAGCTGTCTAGTGAGACCTTAGCCCTCCTCACAGAGCCATCCAGCCGCGCCCCCGTGGTGCCGTTCATCCCGGCCCACGTAGCCCTGGATAAGAAG GTGCTGCGTTTCCACGGTTACTTCCAGCAGCGCGTGCTCCACTCCCCGGACGAGGAGTACCGTGTGCGGCCGGTGGTGCTCTTCTACTACCTGGAGGACGACAGCATGTGCGTGATGGAGCCCCTGGTGGAGAACTCTGGGCTGCCGCAGGGCAAGCTGATCAAACGGCAGCAGCTGCCGAGGAAGGATCGCAGCGTCCCGTACCACTGGAAGGACCTCAACCTGGCCCTGGATCTGGAGGTGTATGGCGTGCTCTACCGCATCACCAACTGTGACTCCTTCACACGG GAGTTCCTGGAGAGTGAAGGCATCTTGGTGAACGACCCCGAGCCCATGCCCGTCGACCCCTACACCTCCCACCGCGCCCCACCGCAACGCTCCTATGTCTCGCCCTCTAACTTCGACCACCAAAAGCAGTTCCTCACCATGGACCGCAAG GTGCTGCGGTTCTTTGCCCTCTGGGACGACAAGGACACCATATACAAGGAGACGCGGCCGGTGAACATCCAGTACTACCTGGTGGACGACACGGTGGAGATCCGGGAGGTCCACCAGGCCAACAGCGGGCGGGACCCCTTCCCTGTGTTGATGCGCAGGCAGAGGCTGCCCAAGACCATCAGAGAAGACAGCG aGCCCTTCCCGCGCTGCGTTCTGGAAGTCTCCCCCCAGGAGGTGCAGGAGTACTACTCTCCAAGGGACTTCAGGGTGGGCGAGACCATGAGGCTGATGGGCCGCACCCTGCGGCTGTACGACTGCGACAGTTTCACCAGGAGCTACTTCCAGAGTAACCACCCAGAGGTGGAGACAAAACGCGTGGAGCTCCCCAGGGCGGAGGAGGCGGCATGGGACACCGAGAGG gaggTTCCTCCATACAATGGCTTTGGTTCTCTGGAGGACTCTCTCCAGAACTGTCTGCACCTGATCCCTCAGCCACCCAAGAAGGACCTGATAAAGATGCTGGAGAACGACCACAAAGTGCTACGATACATCGCTAGGCTG GACTCCAACAACCCCCACGACGAGGGCCGTCACTTCATCCTCTCCTACTTCCTGGCTAGCAACATGATCAGCATCTTTGAGAAGCCCACCAGGAACTCAGGGATCATGGCGGGCAAGTTCCTGGAGAAGACGCGCGTCCCCAAGCCGGGTTTTGAGGCGGACAAACCCCTGTTCTACTCGCCTGCTGACCTCGCCATCGGAGCCACAGTAGTTG TTTTCGGCCATCGCTTTGTGCTTACCGACGCTGACCACTATGTGCTCAAGTACCTGGAGTCAGAGGCCGACCAGATCCCCAGCCAAACGCTGGAGTCCTTAAGGAACAGGCTGGGGGTGCATCCAGATCAGGGGACTGGCACCAACCCAACAGAAGAACAACATG